Proteins from a genomic interval of Garra rufa chromosome 4, GarRuf1.0, whole genome shotgun sequence:
- the mrap2b gene encoding melanocortin-2 receptor accessory protein 2B gives MSEYSNRSQSGSDYEWHYEYYDDEEPVSFEGLKANRYSIVIGFWVGLAVFVIFMFFVLTLLTKTGAPHPEMPDPSQKHHGLADCVLEVSDSQAFSLPPLPDESRSLFHFYIHEEAVRDAAIGRGRRCGRSSGLRLQWAAEDERGDEDEHFLSDFNIPNFVSSEQNSSVSNDDFLLCEPPIITDGQSAALKSLDPAHSSYDVVRHSFSHGH, from the exons ATGAGTGAATATTCAAACCGGAGTCAGTCCGGCAGCGATTATGAATGGCATTATGAGTATTATGATGATGAGGAGCCTGTGTCCTTTGAGGGACTGAAAGCAAACCGAT ACTCGATCGTGATTGGTTTCTGGGTCGGACTGGCCGTGTTCGTCATCTTTATGTTCTTCGTTTTGACGCTGCTGACAAAAACAGGAGCTCCGCATCCAGA GATGCCAGATCCCAGTCAGAAGCATCATGGTCTAGCCGACTGTGTGCTGGAGGTCAGCGACTCTCAGGCGTTTTCTCTCCCTCCGTTGCCGGACGAATCACGTTCCCTCTTTCATTTCTACATCCACGAAGAGGCCGTCAGAGACGCTGCGATTGGCCGGGGGAGGCGTTGTGGGCGGTCCTCCGGACTCCGACTCCAGTGGGCGGCAGAGGACGAGAGAGGAGACGAAGACGAGCACTTCCTGTCCGACTTCAACATTCCGAACTTCGTGAGCTCCGAGCAGAACTCTAGCGTCAGCAACGACGACTTCCTACTGTGTGAGCCGCCAATCATCACAGACGGCCAATCGGCTGCGCTGAAGAGCTTAGATCCCGCCCACTCGTCCTATGACGTCGTCAGACACAGTTTTTCACACGGACACTGA